A region of the Oceanihabitans sp. IOP_32 genome:
CTGCGCAAAGAGCTTGGAAAATCACAACCCGCTTCATTTTACGAAAGCCTGTTCAAAACCAGTGGGTGGTCTATTGCAAACGCCCATTCTTTGGGCCTTCACAGGTAGTGGAATATCTAGGGCGCTATACCCATAAAATTGCGATAAGCAACCATCGTATAAAAAGTCTTGAAAGTGGAAACGTACGGTTTATGGTAAAGGATTATCGCCAAGGGGGTAAGAAGTCGGTACTTGCACTATCCGATGCCGAGTTCATCAGGCGTTTTTCATTGCATATCCTGCCCAAAGGGTTTACCCGCATCCGGCACTATGGTATCTTGAGCAGCTATTATAAAAGAACCATAATCCCAGAACTACAAAAAGATCTGGGCAGGCCAGAACTAGCGGAAAAAGTACTTTAAAGCACCGCAAGTGTCCCAGCTGTAAAAAAGGAAACCTGGTTACCATTGCAACCTTCCCCGCTCGTGGACCACCGAATGGTTGGCGCGAAGAGATCGAGAAACACCTAAACAGACCAATATGAAAAAAACGCAAAACCGACGTAACGGGACTGCTATGGCCAAAACTGAAGAAAACACATCAAAGCAGTAATGAACAAGGAAAAGTAAGTCCTAAATCTGCCATGTTCTTTTAATATTCCAAAGAAAGGGAGGCAAAACTCCCAAAACAGAAAAAACCAACTCCTAAAAATCCAATCCAAAACAGACCATTCCCCATAAGGGCGAACCGACAAACACCGGTTCAGTCAACACGGCATTCATGTTGGGTCGTACCGACCACACGAATGCTTAGTTATTGCCCACCGTATTTATTCAGCTTACCCAACTTCCAAGGCTTTCTTTTTCAATCCATTTTCCGTCGATAAATTCATAGATTCTTTCTTCTCCACCACCACATAATCTACCACAAACTGTTCCGATACGGACATAAGCTAAGTTAAAAGTTTCATTAAAAATCGGTTTACTTATTGAACAATATCCATTTTCGCAATTTGCATCTAACCAATCCCAAAAACTAAATCCACCTTTTTCAGACTTTCTTTCAAATTCATCAAACTGTTTTTTTGTCAAAATATTTTTTTCTGGCGCCAAGTCAGCTGTAATTTTGAATTTTTTAGATAAGCGTGATTGAGTTTTGTAATGCAAAGAATCTTTTATATTTAAAAGTTTTTTTACGTATTCATCAAAATTCGAAATCATTGGGGAAGAGACTGCTCTTGGGTTTTCGGTCATACAACTCGATGATAAATAGCCATCTCTTTCGTCATTTAAAATTTGTGTGATTAACTCTGATGTTTTTTGAGCATCTAATGTTTTCAAATCAGTTTTTTTGTCCGTTTTGCAACTTAAATTCAAAGTCAAAACAACAAATAATATGTAGATGATTGTTTTTTTCATATGGTGGGCAACGTGTTTGTATATGGTTTGTTGCGTGGTTTAGCACGTAATTTAGCAAATAAAAACCGAATATAAAATCCGCGAGGATTTTCGTAAGTAGGCTAGAACTAGCAATAAATTATATACGGTGTTGTGCAACGTATTTATATTTTCCGTTTCAATTTCTTAAAACAATATTTATAATCAAATATTTTGTCCAAATCGCAAATCAGTTCTTTGGCTTTCTTTTTTTCGAAAACGGGAACAAAACAGCTCATAATTCCAAAACCTTTTGTTTTAAAAAACAATTCCAAATATAATTCAGTTTCAGTTGGTTTGAATATTTTGTCAGAACTTAAATCAGAGTATTCATTTTCGATTTCCACGTACAATTTATCCAATAAATTATGCTTTTTTAATATTCCGATAATTTGTTCGTTTTTCTTTTCGTTTGTTTCAATGTCAATACAAGAATTCAATTCGGGATTTTCAACAATCGCATCTTTTGTAATTCCGATATAAAAGTCAGATTTTGGTGAAATCAGAGTTGTATTTAGAGATTCCGATGACTTTTCTAATTCAGCAAGAATATTCTCAAAACTCAAAGTTTTTTGAGAAAAAGACTGACTAAAAGTCAAAAATAATATTGTATAAATTAAAATTCTCATTCGTTTCTCATATGTTGCACAACAATTGGATATAGTCAATTGTCTATATCCACACTATGTGCACTAAGATAATATTTTTTTTAAGTTTATTGATTTCATTAGCACATATTAATGCGTTTGGATAAGTAACACTAAAACATTAAAAACCCCTTTTTTTAATAAAAAAAGGGGTTTAAAAAATTATAAGGTGTCTTCCAACCATTTAAAAAATTCTGTTTGCCAGACAATGGCGTTTTGTGGCTCGAGAATCCAGTGGTTTTCTTCGGGGAAGTAAATTAATTTACTTTTTATATCTAAAAGTTGTACCGCTTGAAAGGCACTTAATCCTTGCTCGATAGGCACTCGGTAATCCTTTCCGCATTGAATAATTAACATAGGCGTATTCCAGTTAGATACCTTAGTAATAGGGTTAAACTCATTGTAGGCCTTTTGCGCTACGGCATTTTCTTTGTCCCAATAGCTACCACCCCAATCGTGATTTACAAAAAATAATTCTTCGGTTGTGCCGTACATGCTACGGTTATCGAAAACACCATTATGCGATATAAACGTTTTAAAGCGATTTTCATGCATTCCTGCGAGGTAAAACACAGAATAACCACCAAAACTGGCTCCTACAGCTCCTAGCCTGTCGTTATCGACATAAGGCTCTTTGGCAAGATCGTCTATAGCACTTAAATAATCGTCCATCACTTGTCCGCCCCAATCTTTACTAATGGCCGCATTCCATTCTACACCATGTCCTGGCATACCTCTACGGTTAGGAGCCACAACAATATAACCTTGAGATGCCATTAATTGAAAATTCCAACGGTAAGAATAAAATTGTGTTAACGGCGATTGTGGTCCCCCTTGTGCATATAACAACGTTGGATATTTTTTTGCCGGATCAAAATTTGGAGGTAAAATTACCCAAACCAACATTTGCTTATTATCGGTTGTGGTAACATAGCGTTTTTCGACTTTTGGCATATCGATTGTGCTGTACAATTCGGTATTGATAGCAGTAATCTGTTTAAACGTTTTTTTCTTCAAATCGAAACTAAAAACCTCAGCAGCATGATTCATGTCTGTTCGGGTTACTAAAAGTTCATTTTTTGCTTCAGAAATGATACTAGTCACATCAAAATGACCTTCCGATAATTGTGTTACAACCGGTGCAATACGTTTTTTACCAGGATAATTAACAACGAATAACTGTATGGTACCATCTACAGGCGCTGTAAAATAAACATTCCTGCCGTCGTTACTCCATTTAAAACTTCTTACGGTTCCGTCCCAACGTGCTGTTAGATTTTGTTCTACCCCGTTTTCTAATACGATAATATCGTTTTTATCACTTTCGTTACCAGGGGTTTTCATTTGCAACCAAGCTAAAGCTCCTTGGCTCGAAAAATTTGGAGCAACATCATATCCAAGATTCTTTTCTGTGATATTTGTAGTTGTTTTTGTTGCTAAATCGTATTTATAAATATCGGTATTCGTACTTGTAGCGTAGGCCTTTCCCTTTAACTTTTTACTTACGTAATAAATACTTTTACTATCTGGCCCCCAAACGTAATCCTCATCGCCTCCAAAAGGACGTTGCGGTGTGTAATACGGTTCGTTCGGCATAATATCTATAGCCGTGGCATCATCAGCGTTTTTTTCTTTGTAAAATACGTGATTGTAATTGCCGTCGTTCCAGGTATCCCAATGTCTGTTATCTAAATCTGTATAAATATAGGCATCAGATTTTGTTAAAGATTTATAAACATCTTTACTGTGAATTGCTTCGATAGCAACCGGTTTATCGAACATGTGATAACGACCATTTGGCGAGATATTCTTATCTACAACAGCGACTTCATCCTTAGTTATTTTTTCAGATTCGCCTCCTGTTATAGAAATTTTATAATAACTATAATCAAAACCGTTAGTTTCCATATTTGGAACGCTCACGCGGTAAAATAACGCATCACCTTCATTGTTTAAACCCAAAACACTTAAGCGCTCTACTTGCCAAAGGCGTTCTGGGGTCATTACTTCTTGTCCTTGGACTAGGAGAACACTTAAAAAAAGTCCGAATAATAATGCAATTCTTTTCATTTGTTTGTGTTTTTAATATTAATATTTACATGCTTTCTGCAAGTTATACCAAATTAGCCATGTCTTGTCGCATATAATCCGTTTGTTTTTCGCTCATATTTCGATATAAGATAAAACTATGGCTATGCTTTTATTTTCTATCTTATCCTAACAAAAAATAATTCAAATTAATAATACGACATTTCAAAACTAAATTGGTATTATAATTTGTTGGCTTGATAAAACTTCTAACATGCTCAGGTTTTATATTTTAAAGGCCTTTCTAGTTTAAGATAGCTCAGACCCAAAGATAAACATATATATCACTTTAAAAATAGCCTTATAAAGAAACTTCATAGTTGTTTAATCTTAACGCTTTACAAATGTGAGCAGCGCATTTTTAGGTTTTAAAGCTATTAAGGGCGTTACTGCAATGGTTTTAAAGTTTGGATGGATTTTATATTTTGAAACCAATTCGGTTATGGCAATAATCATTTCGTACATCGCGAAGTTATTCCCTATGCATTTTCTAGGCCCCGCTCCAAAGGGAAAATAATGCGATGAAAATTGTCGACCACCACCGGCAAAGCGCTCTGGCATAAAGGCCATAGGTTGATCCCATAATTTTGGATGGCGATGAATTTCGTAAATAGAAAACAGTAAATTTGATCCCGCTTTATAACCTAACCCGTTAAAATGATCGTCTGTAAGATTTACACGGTCTATAAAATATACTGGCGGATACAAGCGCATGGCCTCTTCAATAACTTGTTGACATACTTTTGAAGCTCTTATACGCCCCATCAAGTCTTCGTTAGAGCTCTTTAAATTTAAACGCTCTTCATATATTTTCTCCTGCCATTCTGGATGTAAAGCAAGTAGCTGCAGGGTAAATGTTAAGGCATTGGCTGTGGTTTCGTGTCCTGCCGTAAACAAAATAAGGATTTCATCGATGAGTTGTTCCTCGTTCATCGCACTACCATCTTCATACCGAGCATCCAATAACATATCGAGCAAATCGTTTTCACGGGTTTTCGAAGCTTTACGTTGCGCGACAATTTGTTTTAAAACCGCCCGAGACTCCCTCATAAGCTCGAGGTGTTTTTCAATTTCGCCACTGGCTTTAAACCACCACCCTAAATAAGGTTGCCGCAATTCTCTAACCATCATGTTTTGTGCCGCCTCAGTAATAAATTGAAGCCGATTAATTTCCTGCTGATTTACCGCACTACTAAATAATGATTTCACGACGGTTTGAAAAGCTAGGTCATTTAAAATTGGGAAAATGTCGATACTCTGGTTTGGTTCTATTCTCTTGTACTCTGAAACTATCGCACTTTTAATGGTGTCTAGCAACTGCTCAAGCTGCTTTTTATCAAAAGCTGGTTGTATAAGCTTGCGCTGTTTGCGCCAATGCTCCCCTTCTGCCGTTAACAAACCCTTGCCTACATATTTGGCTAAATCTTCGGTTTGAATTTTTGATTTTACGTAATTTTTTTGCTTTTTCTGAAGCACATATTCGGCAAATCCCGCATCTCTAACAAAAAATACACTGTTTTTAAAACCCACTTTCAGTCTAAAAACATCACCGTGCTTATTAAAATTGCGATGATGAAAAGGCAACGGATTTTTTAAAATTTCTAAAGCGTGTTTTACAAATTGAGCCAAAGACACTGTAGGGACTTCTTTTAAGTTTTCCATGTTCTTCTATAATTAGAATAAACCGCCCTGTGTTGCACCTTTTATTTTACCTAAATGCTTATACGCTTGCTCGGTTACTTCACGCCCGCGTGGTGTACGCATAATAAACCCCTGTTGTATTAAGAAAGGCTCGTAAACCTCTTCAATAGTTTCGGGACTCTCACTTACGGCCGTTGCAATGGTCGAGATACCCACAGGACCGCCTTTAAATTTATCGATTATGGTCGATAAAATCTTATTGTCCATTTCATCTAAACCATAGGCATCAACACTTAAAGCCTCTAAGGCATACTTTGCTATTTTTATATCGATTTTACCATTGCCTTTAATTTGAGCGAAGTCGCGAACCCGACGCAGTAAAGCATTTGCAATTCTAGGTGTGCCCCGACTTCTACCAGCTATTTCTATGGCGGCTTCCATGGAGATGGGCACCTCTAAAATAGTGGCACTTCGTTGCACTATAGTTGTTAGTAAATCGGTTTTGTAGTATTGCAGTCTGCTCTGTATACCAAAACGTGCACGCATGGGCGAGGTTAATAATCCCGATCGTGTTGTGGCTCCAATTAAGGTAAAAGGATTTAAATTTATCTGAACCGTTCTGGCATTGGGACCAGACTCAATCATAATATCAATTTTATAATCTTCCATTGCCGAGTATAAATACTCTTCTACTATAGGACTTAAACGATGAATCTCGTCTATAAACAACACATCGCGTTCTTCTAGATTTGTAAGCAATCCAGCAAGGTCTCCGGGTTTATCTAACACAGGTCCAGAAGTCACTTTAATGCCCACACTAAGCTCGTTTGCCAAAATATGTGCCAACGTGGTTTTACCCAAGCCTGGTGGACCATGAAACAACGTATGGTCTAATGCTTCGGTACGTAAATTTGCGGCCTGAACAAAAATTTTAAGATTTTCTAATACTTGATCTTGACCCGTAAAATCATCAAAGGCTAAAGGTCTTAATTTTTTTTCTACATCTAATTCTTCAGGTGAAAAATTCTCGTCTGTTGGATCTAGGTTTTCATTCATAGTCACTAAACTAATAAGTCTGAAACTTGTTTCATTAGAAAAATATCTCGAAAAATCACTTCCTCTTTTAGCGGTTAGTTAAAATCCCGTAAATTTCTGTATCATCAACTAAAGACATTCTTTTTGAGATGACAGAGTCTATAAATCGAGCATCCATACTTTAGACATTTCCTTTTTGGTAGTGCTCAAATTCACTAGAAGCAAAGATAAACAAAAAGCCTCTCCGAATTGGAAAGGCTTTTCAATATTATTAAAAAACACTTTAATGTTGTAACTCTTCTTCACCTTCTTTTAAGGGCACGTTTTGCGGCACAAAATCGACATCATGCCCAGGCTTACTGTAATCGTATGGCCAGCGGTAAACGTGAGGTATTGGTCCGTCCCAGTTTCCGTGAATATGCTTCACTGGAGTGGTCCACTCTAAGGTTGTAGATTGCCATGGGTTTTGAGTGGCTTTTTTACCAATAAACATACTGGCAAAAAAGTTGTATAAATAGATAATTTGAACAACACCACCTACTAAAGCAAAAATGGTGATTATAACGTTCACATTAGCTAAATCGTCGAATAATGGGAATCTTGTGTTGGTGTAATAACGTCTTGGTAATCCTGCCATACCAATAAAGTGCATCGGGAAAAACACCCCATAAGCACAAACCGCAGTGATCCAGAAATGAATATAGCCTAAATTTTTATTTAACATCCTACCAAACATTTTAGGATACCAATGGTAGATACCCGCAAACATACCATAAAGCGCAGAAATACCCATTACTAAGTGAAAATGCGCGACCACAAAGTAGGTATCGTGTACATTAATATCTAGAGCAGAATCGCCTAGAATAATACCTGTTAAACCACCTGATATAAAGGTAGACACAAAACCAATGGAGAACAACATCGCCGGATTCATTTGCAAATTACCTTTCCAAATAGTGGTGATCCAATTGAAAGCTTTTACGGCCGATGGAATTGCGATTAATAGGGTAGTAAATGTAAATACCGAGCCTAAAAACGGATTCATACCCGAAACGAACATGTGGTGACCCCAAACTATGGTAGATAAAAAGGCAATAGCTAGCGTCGAAGCAATCATGGCGCGGTAACCAAAAATGGGTTTACGTGCACTGGCCGCCAAAATTTCTGAAACTAATCCCATGGCTGGTAGTATCACAATATACACTTCTGGGTGGCCCAAAAACCAGAATAGGTGTTCGAATAACACTGGCGAACCACCTTGGTAATGCAAAACTTCACCTTGAATAAATATATCTGATAAAAAGAAAGAGGTTCCAAAACTTCTATCCATAATGAGTAATAAGGCAGCCGATAACAATACCGGGAAGGATACCACCCCAATTATAGCTGTTACAAAAAACGTCCATATGGTTAAGGGTAACCGCGTCATAGACATTCCTTTGGTACGTAAATTAATAACGGTAACTATATAGTTTAATGATCCCATTAAAGATGATGCGATAAAGATTGCCATAGAGACCAACCAAAGTGTCATACCCAAACCAGAACCTCCTTGTGCCATAGGCAATGCACTTAAAGGCGGATAAATGGTCCAACCGGCTGCTGCTGGTCCTGCCTCGACAAATAAGGATATTATCATGATTACACTGGATATGAAAAATAACCAATAGGACAGCATATTTAAAAATCCAGATGCCATATCCCGCGCTCCAATTTGCAACGGTATTAATAAGTTACTAAAGGTTCCACTTAAACCTGCGGTTAACACAAAAAACACCATAATGGTTCCGTGAATAGTAACTAAGGCTAAATAAATATCGGCATCCATAACTCCGTCTGGTGCCCATTTGCCCAAAAAGAATTCGAACAGTACATTGGGCTCTTCTGGCCATGCCAATTGTATACGAAATATCAAAGACATTAAAATCCCGATAACCCCCATAATAGTACCCGTAATAAGGTACTGCTTTGCAATCATTTTATGATCTTGACTAAATATGTATTTAGTGATAAAAGTTTCTTTATGATGGTGTTCGTGATTCTCGTCTTGAACGTGATTATCTGGGTGTGCTGACATACTTTTTCGTGATATTTATCTTTTATTCTTTGACTAAAAAATCTATAAATTCTTTTTGCTCTTTTATCCAAGCATCAAATTCTTCTTGTGTGACCACAATAATATTCATTTGCATATTATAGTGTGATTTTCCGCATATTTTATTGCATAACAATAAATAATTAAACTCGTAAGGATCAAGAGGCACTTCTCCTTTAGCCTCTAGAGCTTTGCTTTTCTCTGCTCTAATTCGATTTATATTATTAACTTTTTCAACAATCTCTGGCCGTTGTCTCATTTCTGCCGTTGTTACCGTAGGTGTAAATCCAAATTGTGTAATCATACCCGGAACGCAATTCATTTGTGCTCTAAAGTGCGGCATATAAGCCGAGTGTAAAACATCTTGAGAACGCATTTTAAAGATAACTTGTCTGTTCACTGGCAAGTACAATTCTGTCGTAATGATATCGTCCTGCGCATTAGGATCCGATTCGTCTAAACCTAAAATATTGGCGCGGTCAATATCAATTAAACGCACATTTGCCTTACCTAAAGTGTTATCTGTACCAGCGTATCTCGCTTTCCAATTGTATTGCTGTGCATAGAGCTCTACCACCAAAGTTTCTTCGTCTTCTTCAACACCCATTATATCAATCCAAGTGTTTAAGCCGTATATAATTAAGCCAGCTAAAACAATTACAGGTATAAGTGTCCATATGGCTTCTAATTTATTATTATCGGCAAAAAACAAGGCTTTTTTTCCTTTTTCGCCTCTGTACTTAAACGCGAAATAGTGTAATAAAAACTGGGTTATAATTTGTACGGTAAAAATGATGATCATTGAAATAATCATCAAATTATCTATGGTCTCGCCATGTTCTGATGCCGCATTAGAGACTAGCGGTAGATCTCCCCATTTTACAAAAGACACAATAGTAATGGCATAAATAAAGATGAGAAAGGCTATCATGAGATAGCCATTAACTGCATTGTCTTTATCTGTAGCAATTTGGTTATTTTCTTTTTTAGTCTGGGTTAAATCATATATTTTAACCATTTGCCAAACGGCTACTAGGATAAATATAATTACTATAATGGTTAATAAAGCAGTCATTAATTTTGTTCGTCTTTATTTAAATTTATTAATAATGAAAATTTTCACTTTCCTTTTTTAAAGGGTGTCTTTTAACGAGTAATGGCGCTTTTGTTAGGGCAGTGAATACTACAAAGATAAACAATCCTGCAAAAAGTAACACAGAACTAATCTCGGGAATTCCTATAAACCATTGGTCGCCAACCGTAGCTGGCATAACCATAACAAAGACATCTAAATAATGGCCTATTAACACCACAATACCCGATATTACAATAAGCCAAGGTATTCGCTTGTAATCGGAATTTATTAACATTAAAAAAGGAAATACAAAATTTAAAACCACCATACCTATAAATGGTAGTTGGTAATCGTTAAAACGCGATGCAAAATAGGTTACCTCTTCTGGAATGTTAGAATACCAAATAAGCATAAACTGAGAAAACCATAAATAGGTCCAGAAAATACTAAAAGCAAATAGATATTTCGAGATATCGTGTAAATGGCTATCGTTAACAGCCTCTAAATAACCTCTAGATTTTAAATAGATGGTAATTAGTGCAATTACTGTAACACCGCTTACAAACATACTAGAGAATACATACCAACCAAATAGTGTTGAGAACCAATGCGGATCTAAACTCATAATCCAATCCCAAGACATCACCGATTCGGTAAAAATAAAAAACACTAAAAACCCGGCAGCAAATCGAAATGATTTTTTAAAATTCGAATTGTCTTCTGCGGTATCTTGAGCTATAGAAAGCTTACGAGAAAAATATTGATAAAGACCCCAGCCTGCAATAAAAATTAAGCCCCTAATAATAAACCAAGGCAGGTTTAAGTACGATGATTTATTATCTACCAATTTATCGTAATAATCGCTTTCGGGATTGGTAATATCTGGGTTCATCCAAATAAAAAGATTGTCATGCCCAATATAGTGAGACGCTACAGCGATCCCCAGAACAATTAATGTGCCTGGTAAAACATAAGCAGAAATGCCTTCCATTACTCGAAACAACACCACAGACCATCCTGCTTGCGCTGCTATCTGTATGGCGTAAAACACCAACACACCAACCCCTATCATCATAAAGAAAAAGGCCGCAACATACAGTGCTGCCCATGGTCTGTTGGCCAGCTGATGCTGCACGTGCTTTGCGTGTTCCTCATCATGATGAGCCTCTAGAGCAGCGTGATCTTCAGTTTGATTTTCACTGGCTTGTTCGGCGTGCAGTTCTAAACCATTTTGTGTCGCTTCGGTAAGTGCTTTGCCGTGTGATGAGCCCTCTTCAGTTAACATTGTTTTTACATCTTCTAAAGATTTATTAGAATCTATAAAACCATAAGCAACACCCAGGACACCAATAACAATGAGTGCCAGAGAGAATGTTTTTAATTTATTTGAGAATGTGTACATAGTTGTATATAAACTGGTCTAAACTTATTTTTCTAAATCTTGCTTTAATTTCATCACATACGAGGTGACTTGCCAGCGCTCTTCTTCATTTAATTGGTTTGCATAAGAGCCCATAGCGTTTTTTCCATAATATACCGTATGGTAAGTACTCCCATGCGTTATGGCACGCCCTACATCGTCAAAACTTGGTATGCCCAGAATTTTTTCTCTTTTCACTAAAATACCTTGGCCGTCCCCTTTATCGCCGTGACAAACACCACAGTATATATCGTAAAGTACTTTCCCTCTTTCAAAATCTACTTCGGTACTGTCCAAAGGATTCGTTAAAGTTTCTTTAGCCAGGTTATACCCAGCGGTAGAGTTTTCTATATCGAAAGGCACAAAACCTCTTGGTATGGTGCCCTCTGCTGGTAATTGGGCTTGTATACCATTAGGAAATGCGGCTTCTCCATAGGTTTCGTAACCCACAGACTCGTGCATATCGGGCATATATTGATAATTTGGAGCCGCTTTATCTTGACAAGATACTGCTACAAACACCATCGCTATTACTACTATTTTTATAAAGCCTTTCATCTGTATATTTATATTTTTCATTTTATAAGATGTCATTCGCAACAGCTTCAATGTATTGATTACAGGTTGCGCATTCCAAATTAATGTTCTTTGTCTTCTTCTTTGTCAATTATATTTATCTCGACCGCTCCAGTTTCTACTAATAAATCTTGCAGTTCATTTTCGTTACCATGAACTGGGATTTCCATTAAAAAATGATCGTCTGTTGTTCTTGGATCTGGATTTTCAGCCTGCTTAAATGGCCACATTCTGCTTCTTAAATAAAATGTAATAACCATTAAGTGCGCCGCAAAAAACACGGTAAGTTCAAAAATAATTGGTATGAATGCCGGCGAGTTTTCCATAAAGGAAAAACTAGGTTTACCTCCAATATCCATGGGCCAATCTTCAATCATCATATAATTCATCATGACCACCGAGACTATTAAACCTACAGTACCATATAAAAAAGAGGTGATGGCCAGACGGGTTGGCGCTAAGCCCATAGCCTTATCAAGACCATGAACAGGAAAAGGCGTATATATTTCTTCGATATGATGCTTCTCGGCCTTAAGGCGTTTTACAGCCGACATGAGTACATCATCATCCGTATAAATAGCGTGAATAACTTTTGAAGTTTCCATGAACTAGACTATTTTAATTTATTAATTTTTTAGCTTGTCCCGACCAATCATCACGTTCTGCCCTTCCTGGAAAAGACCCTGTGATGCTGTCTAACAAATCGTATTCTTTTTTGCTCATCTTACTAACCTGCAAGAAGGTATAAATACCTATGCTATTGAGCACATCTTCCATTTTAGGGCCAATTCCACTAATCTTCTTTAAATCGTCTGCTGTTTGAGTAGCGGCATCAAAAACACCTATACTATCTAACAAATCATTTACTTTATCTGAACTATTTTCTTTTACACCTTCTGAAACTTGCATTGGACTTCCTCCAGAAGTTCTCACATCGACTGCTGCTCCGGCCAGACTACCGCCAGATTCTCGAATCTCTTTATAATATTGCCCTGAAGATTTTAAAATGGTTTTAACCTCGGCTTGCGCGATA
Encoded here:
- a CDS encoding S9 family peptidase, which produces MKRIALLFGLFLSVLLVQGQEVMTPERLWQVERLSVLGLNNEGDALFYRVSVPNMETNGFDYSYYKISITGGESEKITKDEVAVVDKNISPNGRYHMFDKPVAIEAIHSKDVYKSLTKSDAYIYTDLDNRHWDTWNDGNYNHVFYKEKNADDATAIDIMPNEPYYTPQRPFGGDEDYVWGPDSKSIYYVSKKLKGKAYATSTNTDIYKYDLATKTTTNITEKNLGYDVAPNFSSQGALAWLQMKTPGNESDKNDIIVLENGVEQNLTARWDGTVRSFKWSNDGRNVYFTAPVDGTIQLFVVNYPGKKRIAPVVTQLSEGHFDVTSIISEAKNELLVTRTDMNHAAEVFSFDLKKKTFKQITAINTELYSTIDMPKVEKRYVTTTDNKQMLVWVILPPNFDPAKKYPTLLYAQGGPQSPLTQFYSYRWNFQLMASQGYIVVAPNRRGMPGHGVEWNAAISKDWGGQVMDDYLSAIDDLAKEPYVDNDRLGAVGASFGGYSVFYLAGMHENRFKTFISHNGVFDNRSMYGTTEELFFVNHDWGGSYWDKENAVAQKAYNEFNPITKVSNWNTPMLIIQCGKDYRVPIEQGLSAFQAVQLLDIKSKLIYFPEENHWILEPQNAIVWQTEFFKWLEDTL
- a CDS encoding cytochrome P450 yields the protein MENLKEVPTVSLAQFVKHALEILKNPLPFHHRNFNKHGDVFRLKVGFKNSVFFVRDAGFAEYVLQKKQKNYVKSKIQTEDLAKYVGKGLLTAEGEHWRKQRKLIQPAFDKKQLEQLLDTIKSAIVSEYKRIEPNQSIDIFPILNDLAFQTVVKSLFSSAVNQQEINRLQFITEAAQNMMVRELRQPYLGWWFKASGEIEKHLELMRESRAVLKQIVAQRKASKTRENDLLDMLLDARYEDGSAMNEEQLIDEILILFTAGHETTANALTFTLQLLALHPEWQEKIYEERLNLKSSNEDLMGRIRASKVCQQVIEEAMRLYPPVYFIDRVNLTDDHFNGLGYKAGSNLLFSIYEIHRHPKLWDQPMAFMPERFAGGGRQFSSHYFPFGAGPRKCIGNNFAMYEMIIAITELVSKYKIHPNFKTIAVTPLIALKPKNALLTFVKR
- the ruvB gene encoding Holliday junction branch migration DNA helicase RuvB, which produces MNENLDPTDENFSPEELDVEKKLRPLAFDDFTGQDQVLENLKIFVQAANLRTEALDHTLFHGPPGLGKTTLAHILANELSVGIKVTSGPVLDKPGDLAGLLTNLEERDVLFIDEIHRLSPIVEEYLYSAMEDYKIDIMIESGPNARTVQINLNPFTLIGATTRSGLLTSPMRARFGIQSRLQYYKTDLLTTIVQRSATILEVPISMEAAIEIAGRSRGTPRIANALLRRVRDFAQIKGNGKIDIKIAKYALEALSVDAYGLDEMDNKILSTIIDKFKGGPVGISTIATAVSESPETIEEVYEPFLIQQGFIMRTPRGREVTEQAYKHLGKIKGATQGGLF
- a CDS encoding cbb3-type cytochrome c oxidase subunit I, encoding MSAHPDNHVQDENHEHHHKETFITKYIFSQDHKMIAKQYLITGTIMGVIGILMSLIFRIQLAWPEEPNVLFEFFLGKWAPDGVMDADIYLALVTIHGTIMVFFVLTAGLSGTFSNLLIPLQIGARDMASGFLNMLSYWLFFISSVIMIISLFVEAGPAAAGWTIYPPLSALPMAQGGSGLGMTLWLVSMAIFIASSLMGSLNYIVTVINLRTKGMSMTRLPLTIWTFFVTAIIGVVSFPVLLSAALLLIMDRSFGTSFFLSDIFIQGEVLHYQGGSPVLFEHLFWFLGHPEVYIVILPAMGLVSEILAASARKPIFGYRAMIASTLAIAFLSTIVWGHHMFVSGMNPFLGSVFTFTTLLIAIPSAVKAFNWITTIWKGNLQMNPAMLFSIGFVSTFISGGLTGIILGDSALDINVHDTYFVVAHFHLVMGISALYGMFAGIYHWYPKMFGRMLNKNLGYIHFWITAVCAYGVFFPMHFIGMAGLPRRYYTNTRFPLFDDLANVNVIITIFALVGGVVQIIYLYNFFASMFIGKKATQNPWQSTTLEWTTPVKHIHGNWDGPIPHVYRWPYDYSKPGHDVDFVPQNVPLKEGEEELQH
- a CDS encoding cytochrome c oxidase subunit II; amino-acid sequence: MTALLTIIVIIFILVAVWQMVKIYDLTQTKKENNQIATDKDNAVNGYLMIAFLIFIYAITIVSFVKWGDLPLVSNAASEHGETIDNLMIISMIIIFTVQIITQFLLHYFAFKYRGEKGKKALFFADNNKLEAIWTLIPVIVLAGLIIYGLNTWIDIMGVEEDEETLVVELYAQQYNWKARYAGTDNTLGKANVRLIDIDRANILGLDESDPNAQDDIITTELYLPVNRQVIFKMRSQDVLHSAYMPHFRAQMNCVPGMITQFGFTPTVTTAEMRQRPEIVEKVNNINRIRAEKSKALEAKGEVPLDPYEFNYLLLCNKICGKSHYNMQMNIIVVTQEEFDAWIKEQKEFIDFLVKE